A DNA window from Staphylococcus warneri contains the following coding sequences:
- a CDS encoding YkvS family protein has protein sequence MTVAEVGNIVEFYDGLRGRVEKINDNSVIVDLTIMENFNSLDLPEKTVINHKRYKIVEQEG, from the coding sequence ATGACTGTTGCAGAAGTAGGTAATATCGTAGAATTTTATGATGGTTTAAGAGGCCGAGTTGAAAAAATAAATGATAACTCAGTTATTGTAGATTTAACAATAATGGAAAACTTTAACTCACTAGACTTACCTGAAAAAACGGTTATTAATCATAAACGTTATAAAATTGTTGAACAAGAAGGTTAG